The region GAGCGACGAGGAGCTTTCGCACCGTCGCGCAGGCCAGGACGCGAAGGGCTGGAAACCGGCGCAGGAGCGGCCGCGCCAGATTTCGACCGCGCTGAAAGCCTACGCCGCGATGACGACGAGCGCGGCGCGCGGCGCGGTGCGCGATCTCAAGCAGCTGGGCATCGATTGATGCGCCGGACGCTGCCAGCGCTGTTGATTTGCGCGGCGCTGGCGGCTTGCTCCAAAGCCGAGGAGACGCCCAAGGGCCGCGTGATCGATTGCGCGGTGGGCGGCGCGGCGAAGTTTCTGCCGGAATGCTTCGTCGAGGATTCGCGGGTTGGCGAGAAGCGCTTCCTGACGGTTCGGCACAAGGCCGGGGGCTTTCGCCGGTTCGAGATGGTGGACGACGGGCGCGGCGTGGTATCGGCCGATGGCGCCGATGAAGCGACCGCGCAGTGGTCCTCCGAAGGCGTGCTCGAAGTTTCGGTGGCGGGGGACCGCTACCGCTTTCCGGCAAGGATGAAGGATGATGCCCCGCAGCCGTGACGCCGTGCTCTCGCAGGTCCTCACCGTGGCGCAGATGCGCGCCGCCGAGGAGGCGCTAATTGCGGCGGGCACGAGCGTCGACGCGCTGATGCAATTGGCCGGGCGCGGCGCGGGCGATTGGGTGCGGCGGATCGCGGGCGGTGGTTCGGTGACCGTGCTGTGCGGACCCGGCAACAACGGCGGCGATGGCTGGGTCATCGCCGAATATCTTCGCGAACATGGCAATGCAGTGCAGGTCGTGCAGGCGCGCGAGCCGGCGACGGTTGCGGCGCGCAATGCCAGGGCCTTGTACCGGGGAGCGGTCGTTTCGGCAGATAGCGTCACCGGGGGGATGTGTTCGTCGATTGCCTGTTCGGTAGCGGGCTGACGCGGGCCTTGCCGGATGACCTTCTGGCGCTGCTGGCACGGCTCGCGGCGCTGCATCGCCATCGCATCGCCATTGATGTGCCGAGCGGGATCGAGAGCGATAGCGGGGTGGCGCTGAACGCTGGGCTGCCGCACTGGACGCTGACGGTGGCCCTGGGGGCGTGGAAGCATGCGCATTTTGCCATGCCCGCGTGTGCGGCGATGGGGGCAACCAGGCTGGTCGACATCGGCGTAGCGCAGGTGCCTGGTGCAGCGCGAGTGCTGGAGCGGCTGCGGCTGGCGTCGCCGGCGCCTGATGCGCACAAGTACAGGCGCGGGATGCTCGGGATCGTGGGTGGAGAAATGCCGGGGGCAGCCATGCTGGCGGCGACGGCAGCGCTGCGCACAGGCGCCGGGTACGTCAAGCTCGCGGCGCAGTCGGCGCCAGCGGGAGTGCCGCCCGAACTGGTTGTGACGAGCGACAGCGCGGCCCTGCTGGCTGACGCGCGGACTTCGGCGCTGCTGGTCGGCCCCGGTCTTGGACGGTCTGATGGGGCGTCGCGCTTGCTCGCCGCTGCGCTTCATGCGGGGCGGCCAACGGTCGTGGACGCTGATGCGCTGGTTCTGTTGCGACCGGCGATGCTTTCGGGCGCGCCGTGTGTGCTGACCCCGCACGAAGGCGAGATGGCGGCGCTGGAGCGGGCGTTCGGGCTTTCGGGAAAAGGCCTGCGGCGGGATCGTGCACTGGCTCTGGCCGAGGTTTCGGGCGCAGTCGTGGTGCTGAAGGGGCCGGACACGCTGATCGCTGCGCCCGGGGCGAGGTTGTCGTGGCCCGCGCGCTTCATCGTGGCTCTCGGTTGCGGGAACGGGCGATGTACTGGCCGGCACGATAGCCAGTCGGCTCGCCACGAATGGCCAAGCCTTGCGCGCGGCGGAGGAAGGCCTATGGCTCCACGGCGAAGCGGCGCGGCTGTGCGGGCCTGCGTTCACGGCCGGTGAACTGGCCCATGCCGTGCAGGCGGCTTTTAGGGAATGTCTTGAATGAGTGAGTCCGCTCTGATCGTGCGTGTTGCCGCAAAGGGGGAAGGCGCAACGGCAGATGGCAGATATGCGGCGCTGGCGGCTCCCGGCGATGTTCTGCAGGCTGATGGTTCGCTGGTCCATGGCCCGAACCACGTCGATCCACCATGCCGGCACTTTCCCACCTGCGGCGGTTGCCAGTTGCAGCACTTGTCCGAGGACGCGCTGGCCGAATACGTGCACGATCGCGTCGTCGGTGCGGCGAAGGGGCAGGCGATCGAGGATGTGGTGGCCACGGCGGCGCACATCTCGCCGCCGCGTTCGCGCCGCCGGGCGACCTTGCATGCTCAGGCCATCGGCAAGCGCGTGGTCATCGGTTTTCGCGAGCAGGGTTCGCACAAGATCGTCGATATGCGGGAGTGTCATGTGCTGGCGCCCGAACTGTTCGCACTGGTTGCGCCGCTGCGGGCGCTGCTGGAGCAATGGGGTGACCGCAAGCTGGCGGTCGATATCGAACTGGCGCTGACCGATCAGGGCGTTTCGGCGGGGCTGAAGGGCTTGAGCGCAGAGGGCCTCGCGAAGACCGAGGCACTGCTCGACTTTGCCCGGGACAACAGTCTGGCGCGGCTGACGATGGATTCGGGCTATGGGCCTGAGGGGTGTGGGAGCCGGAGCCGGTGACTGTCACGCTGGGCGGTACGCCGGTTTCGCTGCCTCCCGGCGCGTTCCTCCAGGCGACTGCCGATGGTGAGGCGGCGCTTGTGTCTGCTGCGCGCGAGTGGCTGGCCGGGGCGTCGACGGTTGCCGATCTGTTTTCAGGGCTGGGCACCTTCGCCTTTGCCCTGGCGGGTCCGAAGACCAAGGTGCTCGCAGCCGAAGCAGCGCGCGATGCGCATCTAGCCTGCCAGGCCGCGGAGCGGATTAACGGCCGGCCGGTCCACCCGCTGCACCGCGACCTTTTCCGCAATCCCTTGCGGGTAGAGGAGCTGGATCGCTTTGCGGCTGTGGTGCTCGATCCTCCGCGCGCGGGCGCGCAGGAGCAGGTGGAGCAGATCGCGCTGAGCAAGGTGGCGCGGGTGGTCTATATCAGCTGCAACCCGGCCAGCTGGGCGCGCGATGCGGTGAAGCTGATCGCGGGCGGCTACAGGCTGGCGGAACTGCGGCCGGTCGGCCAGTTCCGCTGGTCGACCCATGTGGAACTGGCCAGCCTGTTCGTGCGCGATTAGGTCAGGCGGCGAAGACGATCCTCGCGGCGTGGTAGATCAGCGCCATGAGCGCGATGCTCGACAGCGAGAACAGGATGAAGCGGACCATTACCTTGTTCACGGTCGCCTGCACCAGTGAGTGGATGACGCGCAAGGCCACATAGGCCCATGCGACGGTGGCACTGGTACCATTGCCTGCCCCCGCAACCGCAATGACCAAGCAGACGGCATAGAACAGCGTCGGCGCTTCGTGCAGGTGGTTGTAATTGTGAGCCTTCCACTGGACGCTGGCGGGCAGCAGATCGTCGAGCGTCTTGGTGGGGTCCTTGGCGAGGTTGTCGGGATCGAGCTTGGCGGCGTTCATGGCCGGAATGCGCGTGACGTACATCCACAGCCACATGACCATGGTCCACGCCATGAGTGCGACAGCCGGTTGCAGGATATGAGCAATCTTCATTGGCATTCTCCCCCTCTTTTGGTGTCTTTATCCGTGGCCCATGGTCGCTCCCAAGGCGCGCAATGCCAGGCCGATCAGGCACAGTGTTGACAGCAGGAACAGGCTGAAGCGCACGGGCACGCGGTTGACCGTGGCCTGCCAGATCGAGTGGACGATGCGTAAGGCAACGTAACCCATGCCAGCACGACATCGAGCGAAGCCGCGCCCATGATCGCAAGGATCATCACTGTCGCGTAGAACAGCGTCGGCTGTTCCATCAGGTGGGTGTAGTTATGCGCCTTCCAGTTGATCTCGTCGGGCAGGACGCCTTCGAGGTCCTGTCCGCGTCCGCCCGGTTTCGCTTTGCCGAGGCCGCCCTTCTGCTTGAGGGCTGGCAGCCGCGTTCCGGCCATCCAGAACAGCATGACAATCGACCACAGCACGAGGACCGCGGCGGGCGTGAGGATTTGCGCCTGCATTTTCAGATCTCCCCGAGAATTGCCGGGAGAGTGCGGGGTGCGAGTTAGATTGTCAAATGCAACTTATCCCTCGTGCGCAATCACTTGGGCAAAGGCCGCCGGGTCAACGTTGCCGCCCGAGAGCAGGACGGCGGTGCGGCCATCTGCCGCCACCTTGCCAGCCAGCAACGCAGCGAGGCCGGCGGCTCCGCCCGGTTCGACCACGAGCCTCAGCCTGCTGAAGGCATAGCGCTGGGCGGCGCGCACCTCGGCCTCGGTTACGCTCAATCCCCTGAGACCGCGCGCGGACATGATGGCGAAGTTGATGGGGAAGGTGGCAGGCGTCTGCAGCGCGTCGCAGGCGGTGCGAGGGGCATCGCTGGAGACGCGTTGGATCGCGCCACTGGCGAGGCTGCGGGCGACGTCGTCCCAGCCTTCGGGTTCGACGGGCACGATCTCGGCATCGGGCAGGGCAAGGGCGAGACCGGCGGCAAGGCCACCGCCACCGCATGGGGTGACGACGCGGGTCGGGCCACCGTCGGCGAAGCACTCCATCTGCGCGGCCAGTTCGATCCCGGCGCTGCCCTGGCCTTCGATCACCCAGGGATCGCCATAGGCGTGAACCAGCGTCGCGCCGCTCTGCGCCACGAGCGTGGCGGCGACGGCGTCGCGATCCTCGCCGCCGGGGCGATCATAGAGCACGACGTCTGCGCCGAGTTCGCGGGTGGCGGCGAGTTTTACCTGCGGCGCGTCGTTGGGCATCACGATCCGGGCTGCGATGCCCAGCCTGCGGGCTGCCCACGCGACGCCTTGCGCGTGGTTGCCGCTGGATACTGCAATGACTCCGCGGCTCCGCTCCTCATCGGTCAGGTCGGACAGCCGGTGCCAGGCGCCGCGGATCTTGAACGCGCCGACCGGCTGGAGGCTTTCGGCCTTGCACCACACGGTGCCGCCCGCCGGCAGTTCGAGCGGAAGCAGCGGGGTTCGTGGCAGAAGCTGCGCCATCTTCTCTGCCGCGCGGAGCACGCCTTCATGCGTTGGCTGGAGGGTTTCGACAGAAGGACTTGGGTTTGTCATGGCTCTCCTCTAAAGGGCCTTTCCATGAATGTCCTGCGCGTTCGGCCCGAGGTCTGGAACGCGGCGGGACAATTGGCATTTGGAGTTACCATGGCAAAAGTTCTCGTCATCGGCGCAGGCGGCGTCGGCTCGGTCGCGGTCCACAAGATGGCGATGAATTCGGATATCTTCACCGGCATCGCGCTGGCGAGCCGCACCAAGTCCAAGTGCGATGCGATCGCCGCTTCGGTGAAGGAGCGCACCGGCGTTACCGTCGATACCTACCAGATCGACGCCGATGACGTTGCCGCGACCACGGCGCTGATCAACGAGGTCAAGCCGGTTCTGGTGGTGAACCTTGCGCTGCCGTACCAGGACCTCAACATCATGGATGCCTGCCTTGCCGCGGGCGTCAATTACATGGATACCGCGAACTACGAGCCGATCGACGAGGCCAAGTTCGAATATTCGTGGCAGTGGGCCTATCAGGACAAGTTCAAGCAGGCGGGCCTTATGGCGCTGCTGGGTTCTGGCTTCGATCCGGGCGTGACCAGCGTCTTCGCCACATGGCTCAAAAAGCACAAGCTCGACACGATCCGCACGCTCGACATCCTCGACTGCAACGGCGGAGATCATGGCCAGCACTTTGCCACCAACTTCAACCCGGAAATCAACATCCGCGAAGTGACCGCGCCCGCGCGGCACTACCTCAACGGTGAGTGGGTAGAGACGCCGGCGCTGACCATACGCCAGCAGTTCGACTTCGAGGAAGTCGGCCCCAAGAACATGTACCTGATGTACCACGAGGAGCTCGAAAGCCTCGCGCATCACTTGCCCGAAATCGAGCGCATCCGCTTCTGGATGACCTTCGGCGATGCCTATATCACGCACCTCACCGTGCTGCAGAACGTCGGCATGACCCGGATCGACCCGGTAATCTACGAGGGCAAGGAGATCATCCCGCTGCAGTTCCTCAAGGCCGTGCTCCCGGAACCCGCCTCGCTCGGCCCCACGACCAAGGGCAAGACCAACATCGGCGACATCGCCACGGGCCTCAAGGATGGGGAGGAAAAGACCTTCTACATCTACAACATCTGCGACCACGAAGACGCCTATCGCGAGACCGGCAATCAGGCGGTCAGCTACACTACTGGCGTTCCGGCGATGATCGGCGCGGCGATGATGGTGCAGGGCATCTGGTCGGGCGCGGGCGTGTTCAACATGGAACAGTTCGATCCCGATCCCTACATGGACATGCTCAACAAGCACGGCCTGCCCTGGCAGGTGAAGGAACTGGCGGGGCCGCTGGCGTTCTGATTTTCTCTGTTGCGTCCCCGCGAAGGCGGGGACCTTCTTCGGTTTGCGCAGTGCTGGTTGGCACGAGGCCCCCGCCTTCGCGGGGGCGCATTGTTTTGAGGTGAGGCGGAGCATGGAAACCAGAGCCGGCGATCCGGGCGCGTTTGCGCAGTTTGACCTGGAGCGGGTGGACAGCCCGGCGTTCGTCGTCGACGCGGCGAAGTTGCGGGCCAATCTCGCGGTGCTCGCCGATGTGCGGGATCGGGCCGGGATCAAGGTGCTGGCAGCGCTCAAGGCGTTTTCGATGTGGAAGGTGGCGCCGATTGTTGGCGAATACCTCGATGGCGTCTGCACATCGGGCCTGTGGGAAGCCAAGCTGGCGGCCGAGCATTACTCGGGCGAGATCGCGACTTACTGCGCGGCCTACAAGGCCGAGGACATGGGCGAGATCCTGCGGCTTTCGGACCATGTTATCTTCAATTCGCCGGGGCAGCACGCGCGCTTTGGCGGGGAGATCGCTGCGGCGAAGGCTGCGGGCGAGGCGTTCGACATCGGCCTGCGGATCAATCCGCTCCACGCCGAGGGCGAAGTGCCGCGCTATGATCCTTGTGCGCCGCATTCGCGGCTGGGCTTTCCGGTGGACCAGTTGCTGCCGGAGCACCTCGAGGGTGTTTCGGGGCTGCACTTCCACACGCTGTGCGAGCAGGATTTCGAACCGCTCAAGCGCACGTGGGAGGCGCTGGAAGCGCGGATTGCGCCGTTCTTCGGGCAGCTCAAGTGGCTGAACTTCGGCGGCGGGCATCACATCACTCGTGCCGATTACCAGCGTGAGGACCTGATTGCCTTCCTGCACGAGGTGAAGGTGCGGACGGGTTGCGAAATCTACCTTGAGCCAGGCGAGGCGGTGGCGCTCGACGCGGGCATACTTGTCGGCACTGTGCTGGATACGCACTGGAACGGGATGCAGCTTGGCATCACCGACATTTCGGCGACGTGCCACATGCCCGACGTGATCGAGGCGCCCTATCGTCCGGCGATGTTGGGTGAACTGCCGATCGACGAGTACGAAGATGGCGGTGAGGGCGGTGTGCCGGTGCGCCTTGGCGGGCCTTCCTGCCTCGCGGGCGACGTGATCGGCGATTATCGGCTGCCAAATGGGGCTGGGCCGGGCGCGCGCTTCGCATTCCTCGATCAGGCGCACTATTCGATGGTCAAGACCACGACCTTCAACGGCGTGCCGCTGCCGTCGATCTGGCTGTGGGACAGCGAAAGCGATGCCCTCGAGAAGGTGAAGGGTTTCACTTACGAGGACTTCCGCGACCGCCTTTCCTGATGCATGCTGCCTGCTGACACGAATGTTGGCGGGAGAAGGCAATGGCGGGCGATCTGCTCGATGGCGTGACCAGCGATCCGGTACGCATGGGCTGGATGGAAGGCGCGCCGCCGCCTGCTGACAAGATTCTGCTCGCCTCGCGCGCGGATCACATGCGGTTTCCGATGATCCGCTGGTCCTATTCCAACATGCGCCAGTTCGTGCCTTCTCGGCGCGTGGCGGCGGGTGGTGAAGGCACGGCATTCGAGCGGGCGATTGACGAGCGGTTGGGGCAGGTCAGCTTCACGCCGCTCAATGCCGATGCGCCCGTCACGTTCGAACAGTCGCTCACCCAGGCGTTCACCGACGGCATCCTTGTCCTGCATCGCGGC is a window of Novosphingobium sp. THN1 DNA encoding:
- a CDS encoding MAPEG family protein, whose protein sequence is MKIAHILQPAVALMAWTMVMWLWMYVTRIPAMNAAKLDPDNLAKDPTKTLDDLLPASVQWKAHNYNHLHEAPTLFYAVCLVIAVAGAGNGTSATVAWAYVALRVIHSLVQATVNKVMVRFILFSLSSIALMALIYHAARIVFAA
- a CDS encoding saccharopine dehydrogenase family protein; translation: MAKVLVIGAGGVGSVAVHKMAMNSDIFTGIALASRTKSKCDAIAASVKERTGVTVDTYQIDADDVAATTALINEVKPVLVVNLALPYQDLNIMDACLAAGVNYMDTANYEPIDEAKFEYSWQWAYQDKFKQAGLMALLGSGFDPGVTSVFATWLKKHKLDTIRTLDILDCNGGDHGQHFATNFNPEINIREVTAPARHYLNGEWVETPALTIRQQFDFEEVGPKNMYLMYHEELESLAHHLPEIERIRFWMTFGDAYITHLTVLQNVGMTRIDPVIYEGKEIIPLQFLKAVLPEPASLGPTTKGKTNIGDIATGLKDGEEKTFYIYNICDHEDAYRETGNQAVSYTTGVPAMIGAAMMVQGIWSGAGVFNMEQFDPDPYMDMLNKHGLPWQVKELAGPLAF
- a CDS encoding threonine/serine dehydratase; translated protein: MTNPSPSVETLQPTHEGVLRAAEKMAQLLPRTPLLPLELPAGGTVWCKAESLQPVGAFKIRGAWHRLSDLTDEERSRGVIAVSSGNHAQGVAWAARRLGIAARIVMPNDAPQVKLAATRELGADVVLYDRPGGEDRDAVAATLVAQSGATLVHAYGDPWVIEGQGSAGIELAAQMECFADGGPTRVVTPCGGGGLAAGLALALPDAEIVPVEPEGWDDVARSLASGAIQRVSSDAPRTACDALQTPATFPINFAIMSARGLRGLSVTEAEVRAAQRYAFSRLRLVVEPGGAAGLAALLAGKVAADGRTAVLLSGGNVDPAAFAQVIAHEG
- a CDS encoding carboxynorspermidine decarboxylase, translating into METRAGDPGAFAQFDLERVDSPAFVVDAAKLRANLAVLADVRDRAGIKVLAALKAFSMWKVAPIVGEYLDGVCTSGLWEAKLAAEHYSGEIATYCAAYKAEDMGEILRLSDHVIFNSPGQHARFGGEIAAAKAAGEAFDIGLRINPLHAEGEVPRYDPCAPHSRLGFPVDQLLPEHLEGVSGLHFHTLCEQDFEPLKRTWEALEARIAPFFGQLKWLNFGGGHHITRADYQREDLIAFLHEVKVRTGCEIYLEPGEAVALDAGILVGTVLDTHWNGMQLGITDISATCHMPDVIEAPYRPAMLGELPIDEYEDGGEGGVPVRLGGPSCLAGDVIGDYRLPNGAGPGARFAFLDQAHYSMVKTTTFNGVPLPSIWLWDSESDALEKVKGFTYEDFRDRLS
- a CDS encoding NAD(P)H-hydrate epimerase; this encodes MPRSRDAVLSQVLTVAQMRAAEEALIAAGTSVDALMQLAGRGAGDWVRRIAGGGSVTVLCGPGNNGGDGWVIAEYLREHGNAVQVVQAREPATVAARNARALYRGAVVSADSVTGGMCSSIACSVAG